In Polynucleobacter sp. MWH-S4W17, a genomic segment contains:
- the ahcY gene encoding adenosylhomocysteinase — translation MNTVTDLNNFVATRCAIADISLADFGRKEIAIAETEMPGLIAIRDEFAAQQPLRGARITGSLHMTIQTAVLIETLEALGAEVQWASCNIFSTQDHAAAAIAANGTPVFAIKGETLEQYWDFTHRIFEWADGGYTNMILDDGGDATLLLHLGARAEKDQACLNNPTSEEETILFAAIKKKLEQDPTWYSTRLEKVKGVTEETTTGVHRLYQMFAKGDLKFPAINVNDSVTKSKFDNLYGCRESLVDAIKRATDVMVAGKVAVVCGYGDVGKGSAQALRALSAQVWVTEVDPICALQAAMEGYRVVTMDYAADKADIFVSATGNYHVITHDHMAKMKNQAIVCNIGHFDNEIDVAGIEKYKWEEIKPQVDHVIFPAANGKPEKRIIILAKGRLVNLGCGTGHPSYVMSSSFANQVIAQIELWNAVGTDKYPVGVYTLPKHLDEKVARLQLKTLNAELTVLSDQQASYIGVTKEGPYKADHYRY, via the coding sequence ATGAATACCGTAACTGACTTAAATAACTTTGTTGCAACTCGTTGCGCAATTGCTGATATTTCTTTGGCTGACTTTGGCCGCAAAGAAATCGCTATTGCTGAAACTGAGATGCCTGGCTTGATTGCCATTCGCGATGAATTTGCTGCACAACAGCCATTGCGTGGCGCACGCATTACTGGCTCTTTGCACATGACTATTCAAACTGCGGTATTGATCGAGACGCTTGAAGCGCTCGGTGCTGAAGTTCAATGGGCGTCTTGCAATATTTTCTCTACACAAGACCATGCTGCCGCTGCAATCGCTGCTAATGGCACGCCAGTATTTGCGATCAAGGGCGAAACCCTTGAGCAGTATTGGGACTTTACTCACCGCATTTTTGAGTGGGCTGATGGCGGCTACACCAATATGATTTTGGATGATGGCGGCGATGCTACTTTGTTGTTGCACCTTGGTGCACGCGCTGAGAAAGATCAAGCTTGCTTGAATAATCCAACTAGCGAAGAAGAAACTATTTTGTTCGCAGCCATTAAGAAAAAATTAGAGCAAGATCCAACTTGGTATTCAACACGCTTAGAAAAAGTTAAAGGCGTTACAGAAGAAACCACTACTGGCGTACATCGCCTGTATCAAATGTTTGCTAAGGGCGACTTGAAGTTCCCTGCAATCAACGTAAATGACTCTGTTACCAAGAGCAAGTTCGATAATCTCTATGGTTGCCGCGAGTCCTTGGTTGATGCAATTAAGCGCGCTACTGACGTAATGGTGGCCGGTAAGGTTGCTGTAGTTTGCGGTTATGGCGACGTGGGTAAGGGCTCAGCCCAAGCATTGCGCGCTTTATCAGCTCAGGTTTGGGTGACTGAAGTAGATCCAATCTGCGCATTGCAAGCTGCAATGGAAGGCTACCGTGTTGTGACGATGGATTACGCTGCTGATAAAGCGGACATTTTTGTTTCTGCAACGGGCAACTATCATGTGATTACACATGACCACATGGCTAAGATGAAGAATCAAGCTATCGTTTGTAACATTGGCCACTTTGATAATGAGATTGATGTTGCTGGTATTGAGAAATACAAGTGGGAAGAGATCAAGCCACAAGTTGACCATGTGATTTTCCCAGCCGCTAATGGCAAGCCTGAAAAGCGCATCATCATTTTGGCCAAAGGTCGCTTGGTTAACCTTGGTTGCGGTACAGGACATCCTTCATACGTAATGAGCTCTTCATTTGCAAACCAAGTGATTGCTCAAATCGAATTGTGGAATGCAGTCGGTACAGATAAATACCCAGTCGGCGTTTACACATTGCCTAAGCATTTGGATGAGAAGGTTGCCCGTTTACAGCTCAAGACTCTGAATGCAGAGTTAACAGTGTTGTCTGATCAGCAAGCTTCTTACATTGGCGTAACGAAGGAAGGCCCATACAAGGCTGACCACTATCGTTATTAA
- the metK gene encoding methionine adenosyltransferase — translation MANDYFFTSESVSEGHPDKVADQISDSILDAILAQDPTARVAAETLCNTGLVVLAGEITTDANVDYIQVARNTLREIGYDNTDYGIDYKGCAVLVAYDKQSPDIAQGVDKAHDDGLDQGAGDQGLMFGYACDETAELMPLPIHLSHRLVERQSQLRRDGRLNWLRPDAKSQVTLRYVDGKPDSIDTVVLSTQHDEEISLEKLREAVIEEIIKPVLPKHLIKGAINFLVNPTGRFVIGGPQGDCGLTGRKIIVDTYGGAAPHGGGAFSGKDPSKVDRSAAYAGRYVAKNVVAAGLASKCLIQISYAIGVAKPTSVMVSTFGTGKISDEKIAQLVSEHFDLRPKGIVKMLNLLRPIYKKTAAYGHFGREEPEFTWEQTDKAAALRAAAGL, via the coding sequence ATGGCAAATGATTACTTCTTCACCTCAGAATCTGTTTCTGAAGGTCACCCCGATAAAGTAGCAGACCAAATCTCTGATTCGATTCTCGATGCCATTTTGGCTCAAGATCCTACTGCACGTGTTGCAGCGGAAACTTTGTGCAACACCGGCTTGGTGGTTTTGGCTGGTGAAATTACTACTGACGCCAATGTTGACTACATCCAAGTTGCTCGCAACACTTTGCGTGAAATTGGTTATGACAACACTGACTACGGCATCGACTACAAAGGTTGTGCAGTATTGGTTGCTTACGACAAGCAAAGCCCTGATATCGCTCAAGGCGTTGATAAAGCGCATGATGACGGCTTGGACCAAGGCGCTGGTGACCAAGGCCTCATGTTTGGTTACGCTTGTGATGAAACTGCTGAGCTCATGCCTTTGCCAATTCACTTATCACACCGCTTGGTTGAGCGTCAATCACAGTTGCGTCGCGATGGCCGTTTGAACTGGTTGCGTCCTGATGCGAAGTCACAGGTGACCTTGCGTTATGTGGATGGCAAGCCTGATTCTATTGATACTGTTGTGCTGTCTACTCAACACGATGAAGAAATTTCTCTCGAAAAATTACGTGAAGCAGTAATCGAAGAAATTATCAAACCAGTATTGCCTAAGCATTTGATCAAAGGCGCGATTAATTTTTTGGTAAACCCAACTGGACGTTTTGTTATCGGCGGCCCACAGGGCGATTGTGGTTTAACTGGCCGCAAAATTATTGTGGACACCTACGGTGGTGCAGCCCCTCACGGCGGCGGCGCATTCTCTGGTAAAGATCCATCTAAGGTTGACCGCTCTGCTGCATACGCTGGACGTTATGTTGCGAAGAATGTGGTTGCTGCTGGTTTGGCAAGCAAGTGCTTGATTCAGATCTCTTACGCGATTGGTGTTGCTAAACCAACTTCAGTGATGGTGAGCACTTTTGGTACTGGCAAGATTTCGGATGAGAAGATTGCTCAATTGGTTTCTGAGCACTTTGACTTGCGTCCAAAAGGTATTGTGAAGATGTTGAATCTCTTGCGCCCAATTTATAAAAAGACTGCTGCTTATGGCCACTTTGGTCGTGAAGAGCCAGAATTTACTTGGGAGCAAACAGATAAAGCAGCAGCATTACGTGCCGCAGCAGGCCTGTAA
- a CDS encoding lysophospholipid acyltransferase family protein → MRKLLLKLCLNAIAVLPLALVQVIGACLGMLAYLGSKQYRSLFRPQYEAVVDARGLTFKLWDAVRASGMLFSDSLWIWRNPAKALKLVEVQNWDVVEAAIGEGHGLVMLTPHLGGFEIIPRVLAQHFPATILYRPSRQEWLNEVVEEGRAYPNMHFVPTNLNGVRQMTRALTRGQAIGILPDQVPSGGEGVWVPFFGRPAYTTPLPARLANRNNTPVVMFTAKRKGIGQGWLMQANRLVPLSEDANLAAAELNVAIENAVLVAPEQFIWSYNRYKHPAGAELPPSN, encoded by the coding sequence GTGCGAAAACTCCTTCTCAAGCTCTGCCTTAATGCGATTGCCGTGCTTCCTCTTGCGCTTGTGCAAGTGATTGGGGCCTGTTTAGGCATGTTGGCTTACCTTGGCTCCAAGCAATATCGCTCACTCTTTAGACCCCAATACGAAGCGGTAGTTGATGCACGGGGTCTGACATTCAAGCTTTGGGATGCAGTAAGAGCCTCTGGAATGCTGTTTTCAGACAGCTTGTGGATTTGGCGCAACCCTGCAAAAGCACTGAAATTAGTGGAAGTGCAAAACTGGGATGTGGTTGAAGCGGCGATCGGCGAAGGGCATGGCTTAGTGATGCTGACCCCTCACCTCGGTGGCTTTGAGATCATTCCACGTGTTCTCGCACAGCATTTCCCAGCAACGATTCTCTATCGACCTTCACGCCAAGAATGGCTCAATGAAGTAGTGGAAGAAGGCCGCGCCTATCCAAATATGCATTTCGTGCCGACCAACCTCAATGGCGTGCGCCAAATGACTAGAGCGCTCACCCGAGGCCAAGCGATTGGCATTCTTCCAGATCAAGTGCCCAGTGGTGGCGAAGGTGTTTGGGTCCCATTCTTTGGGCGTCCTGCTTACACAACGCCACTACCAGCGCGTCTAGCTAATCGGAATAACACGCCAGTAGTCATGTTTACCGCTAAGCGCAAAGGTATTGGCCAAGGATGGCTCATGCAGGCTAATCGCCTTGTGCCTTTATCTGAGGATGCCAATCTTGCCGCTGCAGAACTCAACGTTGCAATTGAAAATGCAGTTCTGGTCGCGCCAGAACAATTCATTTGGTCATACAACCGCTATAAGCATCCTGCCGGTGCAGAATTGCCCCCAAGCAATTAA